From the Bos taurus isolate L1 Dominette 01449 registration number 42190680 breed Hereford chromosome 22, ARS-UCD2.0, whole genome shotgun sequence genome, one window contains:
- the SETD5 gene encoding histone-lysine N-methyltransferase SETD5 isoform X9, with protein MSRGKVIRLHRRKQDNISGGDSSATESWDEELSPSTVLYTATQHTPTSITLTVRRTKPKKRKKSPEKGRAAPKTKKIKAFREGSRKSLRMKNSPSEAQNLDENTTEGWENRIRLWTDQYEEAFTNQYSADVQNALEQHLHSNKEFVGKPAVLDTINKTELACNNTVIGSQMQLQLGRVTRVQKHRKILRAARDLALDTLIIEYRGKVMLRQQFEVNGHFFKKPYPFVLFYSKFNGVEMCVDARTFGNDARFIRRSCTPNAEVRHMIADGMIHLCIYAVSAITKDAEVTIAFDYEYSNCNYKVDCACHKGNRNCPIQKRNPNAAEPPLPPPPSLPTIGAETRRRKARRKELEMEQQNEAPEEDNSQQPEQAPEKVTVSSDHEEIDNPEEKAEEEKEEVADDQESPAHNRRTREDRKVEAIMHAFENLEKRKKRRDQPLEQSSSDVEIAATTSETPLGEETKTEAPEPEVSNPASNIAITSNPQSVGVNTRRSSQAGDIAAEKPVPKPPPAKPSRPRPKSRISRYRTSSAQRLKRQKQAIAQQAELSQAALEEGGNNSSVTPTEAGNVDSSGENRQLTGSDPTVVSVTGSHVNRAASKYPKTKKYLVTEWLNDKAEKQECPVECPLRITTDPTVLATTLNMLPGLIHSPLICTTPKHYIRFGSPFIPERRRRPLLPDGTFSSCKKRWIKQALEEGMTQTSSVPQETRTQHLYQSNENSNSSSICKDNADLLSPLKKWKSRYLMEQNVTKLLRPLSPVTPPPPNPGSKSPQLTTPGPSHPEEECRNGYSLMFSPVTSLTTASRCNTPLQFENISSPESSPANRPESLSPELCHRKDLDLTKVGYLDSNTNSCADRPSLINSGHSDLSPHPSVGPTSETGFTSRSGEGHQTLGRNSDQTFRTEFNLMYAYSPLNAMPRADGLYRGSPLVGDRKPLHLDGGYCSPAEGFPSRYEHGFLKDLSRGSMSPGGERTCEGVPSAPQNPPQRKKVSLLEYRKRKQEAKENSAGGGGDSTQSKSKSAGAGQGGSNSLSDTGAHGVQGSSARTPSSPHKKFSPSHSSMSHLEAVSPSDSRGTSSHCRPQESISSRWMVPTSVERLREGGSIPKVLRSSVRVAQKGEPSPTWESNITEKDSDPADGEGPDTLSSALSKGAAVYSPSRYSYQLLQCDSPRTESQSLLQQSSSPFRGHPTQSPGYSYRTTALRPGNPPSHGSSESSLSSTSYSSPAHPVSTDSLAPFTGTPGYYSSQPHSGNSTGSSLPRRSCPSSAASPTPQGPSDSPTSDSVSQSSTGTLSSTSFPQNSRSSLSSDFRTISLPSAGQSAAYQASRVSAVSNSQHYPHRGSGGVHQYRLQPLQGSGVKTQTGLS; from the exons AATTCTCCTTCTGAGGCACAAAATTTAGATGAGAATACAACTGAGGGATGGGAAAATCGGATAAGATTATGGACTGATCAGTATGAAGAAGCCTTCACTAATCAGTACAGTGCAGATGTACAGAACGCCCTTGAACAACATCTACACTCTAACAAGGAATTTGTGGGCAAACCTGCTGTTTTAGACACTATTAATAAGACTGAATTGGCCTGTAATAATACAGTTATTGGGTCCCAAATGCAG CTACAATTGGGAAGAGTCACTCGTGTTCAGAAGCACCGGAAGATCCTGAGGGCTGCAAGAGATTTGGCTTTGGACACTCTTATAATAGAGTATCGAGGCAAAGTCATGTTACGGCAGCAATTTGAGGTCAATGGGCATTTCTTCAAAAA ACCATACCCCTTTGTGCTCTTCTACTCAAAATTCAATGGTGTAGAGATGTGTGTGGACGCACGTACTTTCGGTAATGATGCTCGATTCATCAGAAGATCATGTACACCAAATGCAGAG GTGCGACACATGATTGCAGATGGGATGATTCATCTCTGTATCTATGCTGTTTCTGCTATCACCAAGGATGCTGAGGTCACCATAGCATTTGATTATGAGTACAGTAACTG TAATTATAAAGTGGACTGTGCATGTCACAAGGGGAACCGGAATTGCCCTATACAAAAAAGGAATCCCAATGCTGCAGAACCACCACTCCCACCTCCTCCAAGCCTACCTACCATTGGAGCAGAGACGAGACGTAGAAAAGCACGACGGAAAGAGCTAGAGATGGAGCAGCAGAATGAGGCCCCTGAAGAGGATAACAGCCAGCAACCAGAGCAAGCTCCTGAGAAAGTAACTGTATCCAGTGACCATGAG GAAATAGACAATCcagaagaaaaagcagaagaggagaaagaagaggttGCAGATGACCAGGAGAGCCCAGCTCATAACAGGAGG ACCCGGGAAGATAGGAAGGTTGAAGCCATCATGCATGCTTTTGAAAacttagagaaaagaaagaagcggCGAGATCAGCCCTTGGAACAAAGCAGTTCTGATGTAGAGATTGCTGCCACCACCTCAGAGACTCCTTTGGGAGAGGAGACAAAAACTGAAGCCCCTGAACCTGAAGTTAGCAACCCTGCTTCAAATATTGCCATCACAAGCAACCCACAGAGTGTTGGAGTGAACACCCGGAGGTCTTCCCAAGCAGGA GATATTGCTGCAGAAAAACCAGTCCCCAAACCACCTCCAGCAAAGCCTTCTCGGCCCCGACCGAAGAGTCGAATTTCTCGGTACCGGACCAGTTCAGCCCAAAGACTAAAGCGTCAAAAGCAGGCCATTGCACAGCAGGCAGAGTTGTCACAAGCTGCCTTGGAAGAAGGGGGAAATAACAGCTCAGTAACTCCTACTGAAGCTGGAAATGTAGACAGTTCGGGAGAAAACAGGCAATTAACAGGGTCTGACCCAACCGTGGTATCAGTTACTGGATCCCATGTCAACCGTGCTGCATCTAAAtaccccaaaaccaaaaag TATCTAGTTACAGAATGGTTGAATGACAAAGCTGAGAAGCAAGAATGTCCTGTTGAGTGCCCTTTACGTATCACCACGGACCCAACTGTACTGGCAACGACCCTGAACATGTTACCTGGTCTTATCCATTCCCCGTTAATTTGCACCACCCCCAAACACTACATTCGCTTTGGCTCACCCTTTATCCCTGAGAGGCGTCGAAGGCCACTTCTGCCTGATGGCACGTTCAGCTCCTGTAAAAAG CGATGGATAAAGCAAGCCTTGGAAGAAGGGATGACCCAAACATCATCTGTACCCCAAGAGACTAGAACTCAGCACCTATACCAAAGTAATGAGAACAGTAATTCTTCTAGTATCTGCAAAGACAATGCAG ACTTGTTGAGCCCATTAAAGAAATGGAAGTCTCGCTATCTGATGGAGCAGAATGTCACCAAGTTACTGAGGCCTCTTTCTCCAGTCACACCACCCCCTCCCAATCCAGGCTCAAAGAGCCCCCAGCTGACCACACCTGGCCCATCTCACCCAGAAGAGGAGTGTCGAAATGGATACAGCCTCATGTTCTCACCAGTCACATCTCTTACTACTGCTAGTCGCTGCAATACTCCTCTGCAATTTGAG AACATATCCTCCCCTGAGAGTTCCCCTGCGAATAGGCCCGAGTCCCTGTCACCCGAG CTTTGTCACCGAAAAGACCTGGACTTGACAAAAGTAGGCTACCTTGACTCCAACACTAACAGCTGTGCTGACAGACCTTCCCTGATCAACTCGGGTCATTCTGACCTGTCTCCTCATCCCTCTGTCGGACCCACCTCTGAGACTGGTTTTACAAGCAGGAGTGGAGAAGGACATCAGACTCTTGGGAGAAACTCGGACCAGACATTTCGGACAGAGTTTAACTTGATGTATGCCTACTCCCCATTGAACGCTATGCCTCGAGCAGATGGATTGTATCGAGGGTCTCCTCTAGTAGGGGATAGAAAGCCTTTACATTTGGATGGGGGCTATTGTTCCCCTGCAGAAGGCTTTCCCAGCAGATATGAACATGGTTTTCTGAAAGACCTCTCTCGTGGATCCATGTCACCTGGTGGCGAAAGGACTTGTGAAGGAGTCCCATCTGCCCCCCAGAACCCACCACAGAGGAAAAAG gTATCCCTGCTGGAGTACCGCAAACGGAAACAAGAAGCCAAGGAAAATTCTGCTGGTGGGGGAGGTGACTCCACACAGAGCAAAAGCAAGTCTGCAGGAGCTGGGCAAGGCGGCAGTAACTCACTTTCTGACACTGGTGCCCATGGTGTGCAGGGATCCTCAGCCCGAACCCCATCTTCCCCTCACAAAAAATTCTCCCCGTCTCATTCCTCTATGTCTCATCTGGAGGCGGTAAGCCCATCAGATTCCAGAGGCACTTCGTCTCACTGCAGACCTCAAGAGAGTATCAGCAGTAGGTG GATGGTTCCCACGTCGGTAGAACGACTCCGAGAAGGAGGGAGCATCCCCAAGGTCCTCCGAAGCAGTGTGAGGGTAGCCCAAAAAGGAGAGCCTTCTCCCACATGGGAGAGTAACATCACAGAGAAAGACTCAG ACCCTGCCGATGGTGAAGGCCCAGACACATTGAGCTCAGCACTCTCTAAAGGAGCAGCCGTTTACAGCCCTTCCAGATACAGCTACCAG CTCCTGCAGTGTGATAGTCCACGGACAGAATCACAAAGCCTCCTTCAACAGAGTTCCTCCCCCTTTAGAGGACATCCCACCCAGTCTCCGGGATACAGTTATCGAACTACTGCACTGAGACCTGGGAACCCCCCTTCTCATGGTTCTTCAGAATCCTCCCTCTCTTCCACGTCCTATTCCAGCCCCGCCCACCCTGTGTCCACAGACTCGTTGGCCCCATTTACGGGGACACCAGGGTATTATAGCAGCCAGCCGCATTCTGGAAACAGCACCGGCAGCAGTCTTCCAAGGAGGAGCTGCCCTTCTAGTGCTGCTAGCCCTACCCCACAGGGCCCCTCAGACTCGCCGACCTCAGACTCGGTTTCCCAGTCCAGCACAGGAACTCTGAGTTCCACCTCCTTTCCTCAGAACTCTAGGTCGTCATTGTCATCAGACTTCCGGACTATCAGTCTGCCCAGTGCTGGGCAGTCAGCTGCCTACCAGGCCTCCAGGGTATCTGCGGTTTCCAATTCACAGCACTACCCACATCGAGGGAGTGGGGGTGTGCACCAGTACCGACTCCAGCCACTGCAGGGGTCGGGGGTCAAGACTCAGACAGGACTTTCCTAG